The Acetomicrobium flavidum genome window below encodes:
- a CDS encoding HU family DNA-binding protein, protein MTKSDIVNEVAKATGLSKKDAASAVDAFIKSIVDALSKGEEVQIMGFGTFEVRNRAARKGRNPQNPTEIIEIPEKKVPAFRAGKMLKEAVGK, encoded by the coding sequence ATGACCAAGAGCGACATCGTCAATGAGGTTGCGAAGGCTACGGGTTTAAGCAAGAAGGATGCGGCAAGCGCCGTTGATGCCTTCATCAAGAGCATAGTCGATGCCCTTTCCAAGGGAGAAGAAGTTCAGATAATGGGGTTTGGAACCTTCGAGGTGCGCAATAGGGCTGCCAGGAAGGGTCGCAACCCTCAAAACCCGACGGAAATCATCGAGATACCGGAAAAAAAGGTCCCTGCATTTCGAGCCGGAAAGATGCTAAAGGAAGCAGTAGGCAAATAG
- a CDS encoding magnesium transporter CorA family protein — MMDIYRETKGIIHKLDEIEPHVWIHMVAPTEEELQKVSKRTGLDLDFLKAALDEEERSRLEVDEGQALILINIPIMRSKLVYVTLPLGIIIGQDYIVTVCIENIHLIQELLQRSKVHTGKKNRLLLQILYQTAIIYIDNIRRLNMQTRELEDHLRKSMENEEMFGLMEIQKSLVYLLTALRANQILMEKLLRSYFRPVYDKKEDQLPIKLYAEDEDLLEDALTENKQALSMAEVYSNILSGTLDAFASIISNNLNIVMKFLAAITIILAIPGLVGTFYGMNVLLPLQNNHHAFSFILLISGIAVSIAAFIFHKKNML; from the coding sequence ATGATGGACATATACAGGGAAACCAAAGGCATCATACATAAATTGGACGAGATCGAGCCTCACGTTTGGATTCACATGGTAGCACCCACGGAAGAGGAGCTACAAAAGGTCTCCAAGCGCACGGGGTTAGACCTGGATTTTTTAAAGGCAGCACTGGACGAAGAAGAGCGCTCTCGCCTCGAAGTCGACGAGGGACAAGCCCTAATTTTGATCAACATTCCAATTATGAGATCCAAGCTCGTTTACGTAACCCTTCCTCTGGGGATAATAATAGGTCAAGACTACATCGTCACCGTTTGCATAGAAAATATTCACCTCATTCAAGAGCTGCTACAACGCTCCAAAGTTCACACTGGCAAGAAAAATCGTCTTCTACTCCAAATTCTTTATCAAACTGCCATCATCTACATCGACAACATAAGGCGCCTGAACATGCAGACCAGAGAGCTGGAAGATCATCTGCGGAAGTCCATGGAAAACGAAGAGATGTTCGGGCTAATGGAGATCCAAAAAAGCCTGGTTTACCTTCTTACCGCACTTAGGGCCAACCAAATTCTTATGGAAAAGCTGCTGCGATCGTACTTTCGACCTGTATACGACAAAAAAGAAGACCAGTTGCCCATAAAGCTTTATGCAGAAGACGAAGACTTGCTGGAGGACGCACTCACCGAGAACAAACAGGCGCTTTCCATGGCAGAAGTGTACAGCAACATCTTAAGCGGAACCCTCGATGCCTTTGCCTCGATAATTTCAAACAACCTGAACATAGTAATGAAATTCTTAGCCGCTATAACGATCATCTTGGCCATCCCGGGATTGGTCGGCACATTTTATGGCATGAACGTGTTGTTGCCCTTGCAGAATAACCACCACGCCTTTAGCTTCATCCTCCTGATCTCAGGCATAGCAGTATCCATTGCCGCCTTCATATTTCATAAGAAGAACATGCTTTGA
- a CDS encoding ribosome maturation factor RimP — translation MQKMNDEMAKVEEEIKQAIENMGYDFVGMELVHEHGRMILRIYINTAGGINIKDCEIVSRRVDKILDAKEELFGGRYYLEVSSPGLDAPLFYIKDYKANIGKTVRIRTHEPIESRRKFKGKIIDVLSNNDVKLLLEDGTCALIAFQNISKARLVPEQENDDDK, via the coding sequence ATGCAGAAAATGAATGATGAAATGGCGAAGGTCGAAGAGGAAATAAAGCAAGCAATAGAAAACATGGGGTATGACTTCGTTGGCATGGAGCTGGTCCACGAACACGGCAGGATGATACTGCGGATATACATCAACACTGCCGGGGGAATAAATATAAAGGATTGCGAGATAGTATCTCGAAGGGTGGACAAGATCCTTGACGCAAAAGAGGAACTTTTCGGCGGAAGATACTACCTGGAGGTAAGCTCTCCGGGTTTAGATGCACCTCTGTTTTACATAAAAGATTACAAGGCAAACATAGGCAAGACGGTTCGCATCAGGACACATGAGCCGATCGAATCGAGACGGAAGTTCAAGGGCAAGATTATAGACGTCTTAAGCAACAATGATGTCAAGCTGCTCCTTGAGGACGGAACATGCGCATTGATTGCTTTTCAGAATATTTCGAAGGCACGCCTAGTGCCAGAACAAGAAAACGACGATGACAAGTGA
- a CDS encoding restriction endonuclease, whose protein sequence is MIDKFLCQEETKEAMETIEAYNNILKTGLLSSKKINWLDIAGLSFPPAPPTYEQVAAEVNIPKKSFWELFFPSWKARRKAKEQEAREIYKDRLEKHELHIKEMKERELKLRTDFENGDPLAVEKYVSLVLKKSCYPPEISKKYEVQFDPLSKTVIVNYLLPNPEQIPRIIEFKYIASKREVKTVEMKQKQFEAFYESVLYQITLRTIHEVFQSDYPNNVQSVVFNGWVDGIDRATGTAFRSCVLSCQVFREEFQKLNLSQVDPKLCFRNLKGLNAGPLAQLAPVKPVMEIKRDDVRFIESRPILDEVESIPNLATMDWTDFEHLVRELFERFFSKDGGEVRVTRASRDWGVDAIAFDPDPIRGGKIVIQAKRYNNVVPVSAVRDLYGTVINEGATKGILVTTSYFGNDSREFVRDKPITLIDGSNLISLFQQHGYKVRIELQKSRTNGS, encoded by the coding sequence ATGATAGACAAGTTCTTGTGCCAGGAGGAAACGAAAGAGGCCATGGAAACCATTGAAGCTTATAATAACATCTTAAAAACAGGCTTGTTGTCAAGTAAAAAGATTAACTGGCTCGATATAGCTGGCTTATCTTTTCCTCCGGCTCCGCCAACGTACGAGCAGGTAGCAGCTGAAGTAAACATTCCCAAAAAGAGCTTTTGGGAGCTGTTTTTCCCTAGTTGGAAGGCAAGGCGTAAAGCAAAGGAGCAAGAAGCACGCGAAATATATAAAGATCGCCTGGAAAAACATGAACTTCACATAAAGGAAATGAAAGAACGAGAGCTCAAACTTCGAACCGATTTCGAAAATGGTGATCCGCTCGCAGTTGAGAAATACGTTTCGCTCGTACTTAAAAAATCTTGTTATCCTCCTGAAATATCCAAAAAGTATGAAGTGCAGTTTGACCCATTAAGTAAGACTGTCATTGTAAATTACCTTTTGCCAAACCCAGAACAGATTCCGAGAATAATAGAATTTAAATATATAGCAAGTAAAAGAGAAGTGAAAACTGTCGAAATGAAACAAAAACAATTTGAAGCTTTTTATGAGTCTGTGCTCTACCAAATAACTCTACGCACTATTCACGAGGTGTTTCAGAGTGATTACCCAAATAATGTGCAGTCTGTGGTCTTCAACGGATGGGTAGATGGTATAGATCGGGCAACGGGTACAGCTTTTAGATCATGTGTTTTATCATGTCAGGTTTTTAGAGAAGAGTTTCAAAAACTCAATTTATCTCAAGTGGATCCAAAACTGTGTTTCCGCAATCTAAAGGGACTTAACGCTGGGCCGTTAGCCCAGTTAGCTCCGGTTAAGCCTGTGATGGAGATAAAGCGTGACGATGTCAGATTTATCGAATCCCGGCCCATCTTAGATGAAGTGGAATCCATACCTAATCTAGCTACAATGGATTGGACAGACTTTGAGCACCTGGTTCGTGAATTGTTTGAAAGGTTCTTTTCGAAAGACGGAGGCGAGGTGCGCGTTACTCGTGCCAGTCGTGATTGGGGAGTTGATGCCATCGCCTTTGATCCTGATCCCATAAGAGGAGGCAAAATTGTAATCCAAGCTAAACGTTATAACAATGTAGTCCCAGTATCTGCCGTTAGAGATTTATATGGCACCGTAATAAACGAGGGGGCAACGAAAGGTATCCTTGTAACCACAAGTTACTTTGGTAATGATTCCAGAGAATTTGTCAGAGACAAACCTATTACTTTAATTGATGGTTCTAATCTGATTTCTTTATTTCAACAACATGGATATAAAGTTAGAATAGAACTGCAAAAATCTAGAACAAATGGGTCTTAA
- the nusA gene encoding transcription termination factor NusA: protein MELGKDFMRALKQIESDKGLPMDVIISSIEAALVSAYKKYKGANTNVEVELDSENGIIKIFEIKEVVDTVKNPTYEISLEEARSLGFDVDRGETVKIEVSPRDFGRIAAQTARQVIIQRLKDAERQIIYNDFSGKVGETVTGVVFRDEGGQVLVRIGDKIDAILPREERIPTEHYRPGDRKKFYVLDVRKTSKGPHIFLSRSHPGLLRNLLEIEVPEIKEGVIEIKSIAREAGIRSKVAVTTLDPNVDPVGACIGTKGNRIKAISDELAGERIDVIIWSSDPITYIKNALSPAKIVKVEPRLDEDKAVNVYVRPDQLSLAIGKGGQNVRLAAKLTGWKVDIHVLEPDRLPTLQDLFEDIIKGELPKEWEKKE, encoded by the coding sequence ATGGAATTAGGAAAGGATTTCATGCGAGCATTAAAACAAATAGAGTCCGATAAGGGATTGCCCATGGACGTGATAATTTCTAGTATTGAAGCGGCATTAGTCTCGGCCTACAAGAAATATAAAGGTGCGAACACAAACGTCGAGGTAGAGCTTGACTCCGAAAACGGTATCATAAAGATATTCGAGATCAAAGAAGTCGTGGATACGGTAAAAAATCCCACTTACGAGATATCGCTCGAGGAGGCAAGGTCGCTTGGCTTCGACGTCGATCGCGGTGAAACGGTTAAGATAGAGGTTTCGCCTAGGGATTTCGGCAGGATCGCCGCTCAGACGGCAAGGCAAGTAATCATACAAAGGCTTAAGGATGCCGAGCGTCAAATAATATACAACGATTTCTCGGGAAAGGTAGGGGAGACCGTAACCGGCGTCGTCTTTAGAGATGAAGGGGGACAGGTCTTGGTCCGAATAGGAGATAAAATCGACGCCATATTACCCCGCGAGGAGCGGATACCTACGGAACATTACCGTCCCGGAGACAGGAAGAAGTTTTACGTTCTGGACGTGCGCAAGACCTCAAAAGGACCTCACATATTTTTGTCCAGATCTCATCCCGGGCTTTTGAGGAACTTGCTGGAAATAGAGGTACCCGAGATAAAAGAAGGGGTCATCGAGATCAAAAGCATAGCCAGGGAGGCGGGCATCAGAAGCAAGGTTGCCGTAACTACACTTGATCCCAACGTTGACCCCGTTGGAGCATGTATCGGAACGAAGGGAAACAGGATTAAAGCCATAAGCGACGAGCTTGCAGGCGAGCGAATTGATGTTATCATTTGGAGTAGCGATCCGATAACGTATATAAAAAATGCCTTGTCGCCAGCTAAAATAGTCAAGGTTGAGCCAAGGTTGGATGAGGACAAGGCGGTTAACGTCTACGTAAGACCTGACCAGTTGTCCTTGGCCATAGGCAAGGGGGGCCAGAACGTGAGGCTTGCGGCCAAGTTAACCGGCTGGAAGGTGGACATTCATGTGCTGGAACCTGATCGTCTTCCGACGTTACAGGACCTTTTCGAGGATATAATTAAGGGGGAATTGCCCAAGGAGTGGGAAAAGAAGGAATGA
- the rbfA gene encoding 30S ribosome-binding factor RbfA, which yields MDKLRVERVNKEMMREISEFLLNNTKDPTLKKAVITEVRCTNDLSLAKVYFTSIDKSELEEIGKSLNNLAGALSGIVCRQMRLRIAPKLVFVVDDSEDRAQRIEALLNKIAQENPKDDKDDEGSHE from the coding sequence ATGGACAAATTAAGGGTTGAACGAGTCAACAAGGAGATGATGAGAGAGATCTCCGAGTTCCTTTTAAATAACACCAAAGACCCAACTTTAAAGAAAGCAGTGATCACCGAGGTCAGATGCACCAACGACTTGAGCCTGGCTAAGGTATACTTCACCTCAATCGATAAATCCGAATTGGAAGAGATAGGCAAGTCGCTCAATAATCTGGCAGGGGCCCTGAGCGGGATAGTGTGCAGGCAGATGAGGTTAAGGATAGCCCCGAAGCTCGTCTTTGTGGTCGACGACAGCGAGGATAGGGCTCAACGGATAGAGGCGTTATTGAACAAGATAGCTCAAGAAAACCCCAAGGATGATAAGGACGACGAAGGCAGTCATGAATGA
- the infB gene encoding translation initiation factor IF-2, whose protein sequence is MLNIDNKDLLQIIQDLGVEAKSHMSSIDTDVAQIIEETLREEKESKLGKRSEEVATTLDTLEISEGSTVEDVANRLGKPATTLVKELISAGFMVPANAVINEDIAKTINKVLGVNVKIVPASAETKDEPRVRTVEPKKHEKPKNLLPRPPIVTVMGHVDHGKTTLLDYIRKTNVTAREFGGITQHIGASVVEHNGKKIVFLDTPGHEAFTSMRARGAQVTDIVVLIVAADDGVMPQTIEALNHAKAANTPIIVAINKIDKPSAKPDRVKQQLADLGLIPEEWGGDTIMVEISAKTGLNVDQLLEMILLVAEMNELVADYEATPQGVVIEAELDKGKGPVANVIVQQGTLRRGDILLFETTWGRVRAMMDHLGRNVDEVTPSLPAKILGLEDVPQAGERFIKVDDERAAREAVEQYMEKKRQQEMQAVKRTSLEELFEQMEKGEKPVVRMILKSDVQGTLEAIKSSLMRLAVEEVGIEVVHEGVGRITESDVMLADASNAIIIGFNVRPDGNAKKLAEQKGIQIRLYRTIYDVIDDVKAAVEGMLAPKLKEQILGEAEVRAVFKVPKVGQIAGCYVREGVIKRNAKARVIRDGVVIWEGSLLSLKRFKDDVREVNAGYECGIGLAGFQDLREGDIIEAFEVVEEKRHLSDVS, encoded by the coding sequence ATGTTAAATATCGACAATAAAGACCTCTTGCAAATAATACAAGATCTAGGGGTGGAGGCTAAAAGTCATATGAGCTCTATCGATACGGACGTGGCACAAATTATTGAGGAGACGCTGCGCGAAGAAAAGGAATCAAAGTTAGGCAAAAGGAGCGAAGAGGTTGCGACAACCTTGGACACCTTAGAGATAAGCGAAGGTTCAACTGTCGAAGATGTGGCAAATCGCCTTGGAAAGCCCGCGACGACTTTGGTCAAAGAATTGATCTCGGCAGGCTTCATGGTACCGGCCAATGCCGTGATCAATGAGGATATAGCAAAGACCATAAACAAGGTATTAGGCGTGAACGTAAAGATCGTCCCAGCAAGCGCTGAGACAAAAGACGAACCCAGGGTCAGGACGGTTGAACCAAAGAAACATGAAAAGCCCAAGAACTTGTTGCCCAGGCCTCCAATAGTAACCGTAATGGGTCACGTCGACCACGGCAAGACGACGCTCCTGGATTATATAAGAAAGACTAACGTCACCGCACGGGAGTTCGGAGGAATAACACAGCATATCGGCGCTTCCGTGGTAGAGCACAACGGCAAGAAGATTGTGTTTCTCGACACGCCAGGCCATGAGGCTTTCACCTCCATGAGAGCAAGGGGAGCGCAGGTAACGGACATAGTCGTACTGATCGTTGCGGCTGACGACGGAGTGATGCCTCAAACGATAGAGGCGTTGAATCACGCCAAAGCTGCAAACACCCCAATAATCGTGGCCATAAACAAGATCGACAAACCCTCAGCCAAACCCGACAGGGTGAAACAACAGCTTGCGGATCTGGGCCTCATCCCAGAAGAGTGGGGCGGAGATACGATCATGGTCGAGATATCCGCCAAGACGGGGCTAAACGTGGACCAGCTCCTTGAAATGATATTGCTGGTAGCAGAGATGAACGAGTTGGTGGCAGATTACGAGGCTACTCCCCAGGGCGTGGTCATAGAAGCGGAGCTTGACAAGGGGAAAGGACCTGTAGCTAACGTAATCGTCCAACAGGGGACCTTAAGAAGGGGAGATATCCTGCTTTTCGAGACGACCTGGGGGCGCGTGCGGGCTATGATGGACCATCTTGGGCGCAACGTCGACGAGGTCACGCCAAGCTTGCCGGCCAAAATATTGGGCCTGGAAGATGTCCCGCAGGCCGGTGAGAGATTTATTAAGGTAGACGACGAAAGAGCAGCCCGAGAGGCCGTTGAGCAATACATGGAAAAGAAGCGACAACAGGAGATGCAAGCTGTAAAGAGGACCTCCCTTGAAGAGCTCTTTGAACAGATGGAGAAGGGAGAAAAGCCCGTAGTAAGGATGATACTGAAATCGGACGTGCAGGGTACCTTGGAGGCAATCAAATCTTCGTTGATGCGACTGGCCGTAGAAGAGGTAGGCATTGAAGTAGTCCATGAAGGCGTAGGAAGGATAACCGAATCAGACGTAATGCTGGCCGATGCCTCCAACGCCATAATAATAGGCTTTAACGTCCGTCCAGACGGAAATGCCAAAAAATTGGCCGAGCAAAAGGGCATACAAATAAGGCTGTACAGGACCATCTACGACGTGATTGACGACGTAAAGGCAGCCGTCGAAGGCATGCTTGCCCCGAAATTGAAGGAACAAATTTTAGGAGAAGCCGAGGTACGAGCTGTCTTTAAGGTGCCCAAGGTTGGGCAAATTGCCGGATGTTACGTAAGAGAAGGCGTGATAAAGCGGAACGCCAAGGCCAGGGTCATCAGGGACGGCGTCGTGATATGGGAAGGCTCATTGTTGAGCCTAAAGAGATTTAAAGACGACGTGAGAGAGGTCAACGCCGGCTATGAATGCGGGATAGGCTTGGCCGGATTTCAGGACTTGAGAGAAGGCGACATTATAGAAGCGTTCGAGGTAGTGGAGGAAAAACGTCATCTGAGTGATGTTTCATGA
- the rnpM gene encoding RNase P modulator RnpM yields the protein MGKEGMNKRRRPRTCVACKTEKPKRELIRIVRSPEGRVYVDLTGKGQGRGAYVCDNIDCIELARKKDLLSKALKVEVPREVYEELLKKVAETEGAGQ from the coding sequence GTGGGAAAAGAAGGAATGAACAAAAGGAGACGTCCTCGAACTTGCGTAGCCTGCAAGACGGAAAAGCCAAAAAGGGAACTAATCAGAATCGTGAGATCCCCCGAAGGACGCGTTTATGTAGATCTTACCGGTAAGGGTCAGGGAAGGGGAGCCTATGTCTGTGACAATATCGATTGCATTGAACTGGCAAGGAAGAAGGACTTGCTCTCCAAGGCGTTAAAGGTTGAGGTTCCTCGGGAGGTATATGAGGAGTTGCTTAAAAAGGTAGCCGAAACCGAAGGTGCCGGCCAGTGA
- a CDS encoding DUF503 domain-containing protein, translating to MTGVPKIFLAITLMTIRIPSAGSLKDRRHVVKSLIDLLRKRLNVSVSDLGPDNTWDLAYIAVASVTSSAKEAESLLDAVERSVLSAEAKNGFEIINFDREVEYYGQIKG from the coding sequence ATGACGGGCGTTCCAAAGATATTTCTGGCAATAACATTGATGACCATAAGGATACCTTCTGCCGGAAGTCTAAAGGATAGGCGTCATGTCGTTAAGTCGTTGATCGACCTTTTAAGGAAAAGGCTAAACGTATCCGTTAGCGACCTTGGCCCCGACAACACTTGGGACTTGGCCTATATAGCCGTGGCTTCGGTTACCTCTTCCGCCAAAGAGGCCGAAAGCCTGCTTGACGCGGTGGAACGCAGCGTCCTTTCAGCTGAGGCTAAAAACGGATTCGAGATAATTAATTTCGATCGTGAGGTTGAGTATTATGGACAAATTAAGGGTTGA
- the truB gene encoding tRNA pseudouridine(55) synthase TruB, translating to MYSSGFILIDKPKGMSSAACVNILRSKAGRKTKVGHAGTLDVPACGLLVLLLGKMTRSSPYVMNLPKTYVTTIKLGEQTDTDDSTGQVQRKSEWRHIKEEDIDLALVSFLGHRHQVPPKVSAISVNGRRAYEIARNDESPELPERVVFVQSIKRTSPISEEGKFTLDLECSKGTYVRGLARDLGIKLGCYAHVDFLQRTKIGPFELKDAIPMDCLYEMSEEEVLSKVCSPYELLKAFCTCEANEGEEEILAKGQSLSDVPRIKEWGTIEPSKAFAVKGKDLISFCDIKWHDSGCVIKPVTNIFL from the coding sequence ATGTATAGCTCCGGATTCATTTTGATCGATAAACCAAAAGGCATGAGCAGTGCTGCCTGCGTAAATATACTTCGCAGTAAAGCAGGCCGAAAAACCAAGGTAGGACATGCTGGAACTCTGGACGTACCGGCATGCGGCTTGTTGGTGTTGCTTTTGGGCAAGATGACGCGAAGCTCTCCCTACGTGATGAACTTGCCAAAAACATATGTAACGACCATAAAACTTGGGGAACAAACGGATACCGATGACTCAACGGGCCAGGTCCAACGCAAAAGCGAGTGGAGACACATCAAGGAAGAAGATATAGACCTGGCATTAGTATCCTTCTTGGGACATAGGCACCAGGTTCCGCCCAAGGTATCCGCAATATCCGTCAATGGAAGGCGTGCATACGAAATAGCAAGGAACGACGAGTCTCCAGAGCTACCCGAAAGGGTCGTATTCGTCCAAAGCATTAAAAGGACCAGCCCCATCTCGGAGGAGGGCAAATTCACGTTGGATCTCGAGTGCTCCAAAGGAACCTACGTTAGGGGCTTGGCGCGAGATTTAGGCATAAAGCTTGGATGTTACGCTCATGTAGATTTTTTGCAGCGCACGAAGATAGGGCCCTTTGAGCTTAAAGATGCAATCCCTATGGATTGCCTGTACGAGATGTCCGAGGAGGAGGTCCTTTCAAAGGTATGTTCGCCATATGAACTCTTAAAGGCCTTCTGTACGTGCGAGGCCAACGAAGGGGAAGAAGAGATTTTGGCTAAAGGCCAAAGTCTATCCGATGTTCCTCGAATAAAAGAGTGGGGGACGATTGAACCATCGAAGGCCTTTGCGGTTAAGGGCAAAGATTTAATTTCTTTTTGCGATATCAAATGGCATGACTCAGGCTGTGTTATAAAGCCGGTCACAAATATTTTCCTTTAA
- a CDS encoding DHH family phosphoesterase translates to MNDQATLKDIAKAIEKRDIWAIFVHERPDGDAIGSGSAFYCWGTEMGKKCLWGGTHPVPKVYEFLPYVDVYQVLERVPDQLKGPDRAIIVLDTSNLSRCVAGIEDDLTLIVNIDHHMDNQRFGHLNYVDPTSCATAEIVWDLFKESEHPIPKDSLLGIYTGIITDTGHFTYSNTTSKAHAIARDILNTGINPEQIFRHIYANRSLAGLKLWGYAFIRALSTSNGKAVISWLKLEDFEKLGADSYDSEGIVNQLLYVRGAAISALLTEGEDEVRVSFRSITGVSVRELAQKWDGGGHPQAAACKLRLPLERAVKTVLQTLEEYTQDV, encoded by the coding sequence ATGAATGACCAGGCTACCCTGAAGGACATTGCGAAAGCAATAGAAAAAAGGGACATTTGGGCAATATTCGTTCATGAAAGGCCTGACGGAGATGCGATAGGCTCCGGAAGCGCTTTTTATTGCTGGGGAACTGAAATGGGCAAAAAGTGTCTGTGGGGAGGGACGCATCCCGTACCAAAGGTGTACGAGTTCCTCCCTTACGTTGATGTTTACCAAGTGCTTGAAAGGGTTCCCGATCAATTAAAGGGACCAGACAGGGCAATAATCGTTCTGGATACGAGCAACCTGTCGAGGTGCGTTGCCGGCATTGAAGACGATCTGACTTTGATTGTCAACATAGATCATCACATGGACAACCAAAGATTTGGGCACCTAAATTACGTTGATCCCACATCCTGCGCGACCGCCGAGATAGTGTGGGATCTGTTTAAGGAATCCGAACACCCGATTCCCAAGGATTCCCTTTTGGGAATCTATACCGGCATAATCACCGATACAGGTCATTTCACCTATTCAAACACGACATCCAAGGCCCATGCAATAGCTCGAGATATCTTAAACACAGGCATAAACCCAGAACAGATCTTCAGGCACATATACGCCAATCGAAGCCTTGCAGGCTTAAAGCTATGGGGGTACGCCTTCATACGCGCTTTGTCCACTTCTAATGGGAAGGCAGTAATAAGTTGGCTTAAACTTGAAGACTTTGAAAAGCTCGGTGCCGACTCCTATGACTCGGAGGGGATAGTCAACCAGCTTTTATACGTCAGAGGAGCCGCAATAAGCGCGCTGCTCACGGAAGGGGAAGACGAAGTGCGCGTCAGCTTCAGGTCGATAACGGGCGTGTCAGTCAGGGAACTGGCTCAAAAATGGGACGGAGGAGGACATCCCCAGGCTGCTGCCTGCAAACTTCGCCTGCCTTTAGAGAGGGCAGTAAAAACTGTACTCCAGACGCTCGAGGAATACACGCAAGATGTATAG
- the ribF gene encoding riboflavin biosynthesis protein RibF, with product MILVLGSFDGFHKGHQALFDIARDVSGRMSLPWGVLTFVPHPQIVLGNGKFVPLFTDLERDFIASFLGIPKVLKMPFYQIKDLSPADFIEELERRFRAKGIIVGENFKFGRNRSGDVAFLREYLSRKGWFFAAIPPLRIDDMVVSSSLIRQLTQKGLMPQTQRMLGYPYFIISRVVEGNQRGRKLGFPTANLRLSSYKLVPPRGVYATAVLTQERWWSGALNIGYNPTFERGTEIHAEVHLDEFDGDLYGEMMIVLFLNHIREERKFESAQALIAQMKEDVIHAKEFCRKWFYEHESLLVALKKHWETYESSIKVLDAGLRLGL from the coding sequence ATGATTTTGGTATTGGGATCCTTTGACGGATTTCACAAAGGACATCAAGCGCTGTTTGATATAGCACGTGACGTATCCGGCAGGATGAGCCTTCCTTGGGGAGTGCTGACCTTCGTTCCCCATCCCCAGATTGTGCTTGGAAACGGCAAGTTCGTGCCGCTTTTTACAGATTTGGAAAGGGATTTCATCGCATCTTTTTTGGGGATTCCTAAAGTTTTAAAGATGCCATTCTATCAAATAAAGGATCTATCGCCTGCTGATTTCATCGAAGAGCTGGAAAGGCGTTTCAGGGCCAAGGGAATCATAGTTGGGGAAAATTTCAAGTTCGGCAGAAACCGCAGCGGAGATGTGGCATTTCTCAGGGAGTATTTATCCCGAAAAGGATGGTTTTTCGCAGCGATCCCACCTCTCAGAATAGACGACATGGTGGTAAGCAGTTCCTTGATCAGACAACTCACGCAAAAAGGACTTATGCCCCAGACCCAAAGGATGTTAGGGTATCCCTACTTCATCATATCCAGGGTCGTGGAGGGCAACCAACGCGGACGAAAGCTTGGGTTCCCTACGGCCAACCTGCGCCTATCGAGTTATAAGCTAGTTCCCCCAAGGGGAGTTTACGCGACTGCAGTCCTGACCCAAGAACGCTGGTGGTCGGGAGCTTTAAACATAGGATATAATCCGACCTTCGAAAGGGGCACGGAAATTCACGCCGAAGTCCATCTCGACGAATTTGATGGTGACCTTTACGGCGAGATGATGATCGTCCTGTTTTTGAACCACATTAGGGAAGAAAGAAAGTTTGAATCTGCCCAGGCATTGATAGCCCAGATGAAGGAAGATGTAATACATGCCAAGGAGTTTTGCCGCAAATGGTTTTACGAACACGAATCCCTGCTCGTTGCCCTTAAAAAACATTGGGAGACTTACGAATCAAGCATCAAGGTGCTAGACGCTGGTTTACGTTTAGGCCTTTAG